One part of the Xylocopa sonorina isolate GNS202 chromosome 10, iyXylSono1_principal, whole genome shotgun sequence genome encodes these proteins:
- the Orc1 gene encoding origin recognition complex subunit 1, protein MASKLNKCTKDQIETILNTESDSNEEIYPNNAPAKSKKESNMKAKNATRYNLDMSSDTENIFTNERCTTLKHNTLQKQKAPLKIKLKKSAKECLYTIDTDSDPERPAPKPRNRLLRLRKKSNSEVESEDSYTDNKNKSMGTKVNNDENFREETPGSRGSRTRRPPLRLSSYYCDSLSPSNSPSLRTRKNINYNEDKLLISSIISNIKTEKKLAKQVENKPLDSPASKVNLKPKNSTVKNNKQDHISPAKDEEKDSNTNPKVVKAKKTSSKKSNKAENITTDKLDCTPKKQEITNKEDLIISTPKNSTSVKLTKQKRMISESTPKNIQFANSNDNGNDEECLTDMYKRIKISSAVKTTLRTYRPKKIIAERPQANFGANDNIESIEGEQSSIDKYKRIKISSDKKNILTPQKKNNIEKSIESHLEETHLSTPKSRSMKCSTLTPSFRKRNNNLMKPTTPLQEARSRLHVSAVPKSLPCREEEFNNIFTFLRGKLEDKTGGCIYISGVPGTGKTATVNEAIRCLQKLIVKGELDDFNYVAINGMKLTEPRQAYVQILKQLDGKTATWEQSYRILEKRFRSTSSKMTLLLVDELDLLCTKRQDVVYNLLDWPTKSTAQLVIITIANTMDLPERVLMGRVTSRLGLTRLTFQPYSYKQLQEIVMSRLKDFSGFRAEAVQLVARKVSAVSGDARRALDICRRAMEIAESRDADMISFQDVTEAVTEMIASAKVQAIKHCSQMEQIFLQAVSAEVTRTSIEEVYFKDAYKHIESLCSFEGIKIPTVTETLAVCGRLGANRLLICEHSRNDIYQKILLNVSTDDIHYATQELDLN, encoded by the exons ATGGCTTCTAAGCTAAATAAATGTACAAAGGATCAGATAGAAACTATACTCAATACTGAATCGGATTCTAATGAAGAGATTTATCCCAACAATGCTCCGGCAAAATCCAAAAAAGAGAGTAATATGAAAGCAAAAAATGCCACGAGGTATAATCTAGATATGTCTTCAGACACAGAAAATATCTTTACTAATGAAAGATGTACAACATTAAAGCATAATACTTTGCAGAAACAAAAAGCTCCTCTTAAAATTAAACTTAAAAAATCTGCTAAAGAATGTTTATATACTATTGATACAGATTCTGATCCAGAGAGACCTGCACCTAAGCCTCGTAATCGACTCTTAAGATTAAGGAAGAAAAGTAACTCAGAAGTGGAGAGTGAAGACTCCTATActgataataaaaataaatctaTGGGTACTAAAGTAAATAATGATGAGAATTTTAGGGAAGAAACACCTGGGTCAAGAGGGAGCAGAACAAGGAGACCACCTTTAAGACTTTCTTCTTATTATTGCGATTCATTATCTCCTTCAAATTCTCCATCTTTAAGAACTAGGaagaatattaattataatgaagATAAGTTACTTATCAGTTCTATTATATCTAATATAAAAACTGAAAAGAAACTCGCAAAGCAAGTAGAAAACAAACCCTTGGATAGCCCTGCCAGCAAAGTCAATTTAAAGCCTAAAAATTCAACTGTAAAAAACAATAAACAGGATCATATTTCTCCTGCAAAAGATGAGGAGAAGGATAGTAATACAAATCCTAAAGTAGTGAAAGCAAAGAAGACTTCATCCAAGAAGTCTAATAAAGCAGAAAACATTACAACTGATAAGTTAGATTGTACTCCAAAAAAGCAAGAGATCACGAATAAAGAAGATTTAATAATATCAACGCCTAAAAATAGTACGTCTGTTAAGTTAACTAAACAAAAGAGGATGATATCTGAGAGTACACCAAAAAATATTCAATTTGCAAATAGTAACGACAATGGTAACGATGAAGAATGCTTAACGGACATGTATAAACGTATTAAGATTTCATCAGCAGTTAAAACTACTCTTAGAACGTATAGGCCAAAGAAGATAATTGCTGAACGTCCACAAGCAAATTTTGGAGCCAATGATAACATTGAGAGTATTGAAGGGGAACAGTCTTCAATTGACAAGTACAAACGTATTAAAATCTCATCTGATAAGAAAAATATCTTAACACCACAGAAGAAGAATAATATAGAAAAAAGTATAGAATCGCATCTAGAAGAGACTCATTTGAGTACACCAAAATCTCGTTCAATGAAATGTAGTACTTTGACACCATCATTTaggaaaagaaataataatctAATGAAACCAACTACACCATTACAGGAAGCTAGAAGTAGATTGCATGTTAGTGCTGTACCAAAATCTTTACCTTGCAGAGAGGAGGAGTTCAATAATATCTTCACGTTTTTGAGGGGAAAATTAGAAGACAAAACTGGAGG atgtatatataTAAGTGGAGTGCCAGGTACAGGTAAAACTGCAACTGTAAATGAAGCCATCAGATGTCTACAGAAATTAATAGTTAAGGGCGAGTTAGACGATTTTAATTATGTTGCCATTAATGGCATGAAATTAACTGAACCGAGACAAGCTTATGTACAAATATTGAAACAGCTGGATGGTAAAACAGCTACTTGGGAGCAATCGTATCGTATACTTGAAAAACGATTTCGCAGCACCAGTTCTAAAATGACATTGCTCCTTgtcgatgaa CTTGATTTATTGTGTACGAAACGTCAAGATGTAGTATACAATTTATTGGATTGGCCAACAAAATCAACAGCACAATTAGTTATTATCACTATAGCCAATACCATGGATTTACCAGAGAGAGTCTTGATGGGGCGCGTTACGTCCCGTTTAGGTCTAACGCGATTAACCTTCCAGCCTTACAGTTACAAACAGCTGCAGGAAATAGTAATGTCCAGACTCAAGGATTTCAGTGGTTTCAGAGCCGAAGCTGTACAACTCGTTGCACG AAAAGTTTCTGCCGTGTCTGGGGATGCTAGACGGGCTTTGGACATATGTCGCCGCGCTATGGAGATTGCAGAATCACGAGATGCCGATATGATATCCTTTCAGGATGTAACAGAGGCTGTGACCGAAATGATCGCATCTGCAAAAGTTCAGGCTATAAAGCACTGTTCTCAAATGGAGCAAATATTTTTGCAAGCAGTATCCGCGGAAGTTACACGGACTTCAATCGAAGAAGTATATTTTAAAGATGCGTACAAGCATATCGAGTCGTTGTGCTCTTTTGAAG GAATTAAAATACCTACTGTAACGGAAACACTGGCTGTTTGCGGTAGATTGGGCGCGAACAGATTGTTAATATGCGAGCATTCAAGAAATGACATATACCAGAAAATTTTATTGAATGTTTCCACAGACGATATTCACTATGCGACTCAGGAACTAGACTTAAAttga
- the LOC143427903 gene encoding uncharacterized protein LOC143427903, protein MMDEETRTLWCGNLSEKVTEEILFELFLQGGPVQRVCIPRDRDGKQKAYGFVTYKHINSVLYALELFDGTSLFNRRLNICRRKNENLPQINYPQNQSIDFNQLLQLGQEMSFGSNIPCLKADLFGMNMLPSTDSHRRQTSNDSYTSDRRSRRVHPYYREESKASNHYKDHNSRSHSNHKTSDSSRHDYKRNKRSYR, encoded by the exons ATGATGGATGAGGAGACGCGTACCCTTTGGTGTGGGAATTTAAGTGAGAAAGTAACAGAGGAAATTCTGTTTGAATTATTCTTGCAG GGTGGTCCTGTGCAAAGAGTTTGTATTCCTAGAGATCGCGATGGAAAGCAAAAAGCATACGGATTTGTAACATATAAACATATCAATTCTGTATTATATGCTTTAGAACTGTTTGACGGCACATCCTTATTTAATCGTCGCCTTAATATATGCAGAAGGAAAAACGAAAATTTGCCACAAATTAATTACCCTCAGAATCAATCTATTGATTTCAATCAGTTGCTTCAGTTAGGTCAAGAAATGTCGTTCGGAAGTAATATACCTTGTTTGAAAGCTGActtgtttggaatgaatatgctACCAAGCACAGATTCGCATAGGAGACAGACGAGTAATGATTCTTATACGAGCGATAGGAGATCTCGGCGAGTACATCCCTATTATAGAGAAGAAAGTAAAGCTAGCAATCACTACAAGGATCATAATTCTAGAAGTCATAGTAATCACAAAACAAGTGACTCATCCAGACACGATTACAAACGCAATAAACGTAGTTACCGTTAA
- the LOC143428249 gene encoding alcohol dehydrogenase [acceptor], whose protein sequence is MSKFLQFTIFAITSLMVFGFSSYLSFVYTFDIYKQWIFNSINDFQLYDFIIIGAGTAGATLSTKLTKDGHKILLLEAGGVAPPFLDIPLLAPLIQNTPYDWQYITVPQQNACKGLKNNQSKWAMGKILGGTSRLNYMLYVRGHPLDYNWLPNSVQSVMKHSDRISDLKWGTGLGNVILEGLQELNQDIGDINDDLKDGFMKVQLSIKNGKRWSTDKLLYNCLENNLTIITHAHVEKILMESDRAVGVQFFALNKTFKAFAKEGVILSAGAIGTPKILMLSGIGPKEHLEDLKINVINNLPVGRYLMDHVLTGIDLITLNTSIGFSMGNTLNPMSALNYFLFGKGPWTFTGVEVLGTFHSSLQKNKSNVPDLQIMVMPLGASRDNGVVLKESMGISEKVYNEYFSPNLCKNTITIAPVLLHPKSKGEVKLRSNNPFDSPLIDPKYLTDKDDIAILVDGIKFVKKLIKTNAMRSIGASIYKKHFPGCENETFDSTKYWECYIQHLTLTSYHPAGTCRMGDVVDQTFKVYGTTNLYVVDASVFPSLPSGNINAAVEMIAESAARIIKQNINHDRNHKRCYKPRNYYDVFNNEYNSCLM, encoded by the exons atgtcCAAGTTCCTACAATTTACCATTTTTGCAATTACTAGTTTAATGGTATTTGGATTCTCTAGTTACCTTAGCTTTGTATATACATTTGATATTTATAAACAATGGATTTTTAACAGTATTAATGATTTTCAACTATACGATTTTATCATCA TTGGGGCTGGTACGGCAGGTGCGACTTTGAGCACGAAACTAACTAAAGATGGACATAAAATATTATTGCTCGAAGCTGGAGGGGTTGCACCACCTTTTTTAGACATTCCGCTTTTAGCTCCTTTAATTCAAAACACTCCATACGATTGGCAATATATCACTGTACCGCAACAGAATGCATGCAAAGGCTTAAAGAACaat CAAAGCAAATGGGCAATGGGTAAAATACTTGGTGGAACCAGTAGATTAAATTACATGCTTTACGTACGAGGACATCCTTTGGATTATAATTGGCTTCCAAATTCTGTTC AatctgttatgaaacatagtgacCGCATAAGTGATCTAAAATGGGGTACTGGTCTTGGCAATGTCATTTTGGAAGGACTACAAGAATTGAATCAAGATATTGGCGATATTAATGATGATTTAAAAGATG GTTTTATGAAAGTACAGTTGTCCATAAAGAATGGTAAACGCTGGAGTACAGATAAATTATTGTACAACTGTTTAGAAAATAATTTAACCATTATCACTCATGCTCATGTTGAAAAG ATATTAATGGAGTCAGATAGAGCAGTGGGAGTACAGTTCTTTGCATTAAATAAAACATTTAAGGCATTCGCGAAAGAAGGTGTTATTCTAAGTGCTGGTGCAATTGGTACTCCTAAAATATTAATGTTATCTGGTATTGGACCAAAAGAACACTTGGAAGATTTAAAG ataaatgtaattaataaTTTACCAGTTGGACGATACTTGATGGATCACGTGCTCACTGGAATTGATTTAATTACGCTTAACACGAGTATAGGTTTCAGTATGGGAAATACATTAAATCCGATGTCGGCGTTAAACTATTTTCTTTTCGGAAAAG GTCCATGGACATTTACAGGAGTAGAGGTATTAGGTACATTTCATAGTTCTTTACAAAAAAACAAATCTAATGTACCAGATTTACAAATAATGGTAATGCCGCTTGGAGCATCAAGGGATAATGGTGTTGTTTTAAAAGAATCTATGGGAATTTCTGAAAAA GTTTATAATGAATATTTTTCTCCTAATTTATGCAAGAATACGATAACAATTGCTCCTGTTTTATTGCATCCAAAAAGCAAAGGAGAAGTTAAATTACGTAGTAACAACCCTTTCGATTCGCCCTTAATTGATCCGAAATATTTGACGGATAAAGATGATATTGCAATTCTCGTAGATG GGATCAAGTTTGTGAAGAAACTTATTAAAACAAATGCTATGAGAAGTATCGGCGCATCTATTTATAAAAAACATTTCCCTGGCTGTGAAAATGAAACATTTGACAGTACAAAATATTGGGAATGTTATATACAACATTTAACTTTAACTTCTTATCACCCTGCTGGAACATGTCGAATGGGTGATGTTGTTGATCAAACGTTCAA AGTCTACGGTACCACAAACTTGTACGTAGTCGACGCATCTGTATTTCCGTCTTTACCAAGCGGTAATATTAACGCCGCGGTTGAGATGATTGCCGAAAGTGCCGCACGTATAATCAAACAGAATATAAACCACGATAGAAATCATAAAAGATGTTATAAACCACGTAATTACTACGATGTATTTAATAATGAATATAATTCTTGTTTAATGTGA
- the Grp gene encoding serine/threonine-protein kinase grp, with protein sequence MTEFVDGWIFGHTLGEGAYGEVKLVINKSTGEAVAMKMIDLEKHPDVRQIVHKETTIHRILSNPNIIQYFGKRSEPNMEYIFLEYASGGELFDRIEPDVGMPIWEAQKYFKQLISAVEYLHGRGVAHRDLKPENLLLDEHDNLKVSDFGLATMYRLHGKERCLEKRCGTLPYVAPEVLLRPYHAEPADIWSCGIILVALLAGELPWDQSLAECPEYKAWRDGKYMSLTPWKKLDNASLSLIKNILMHSPSARFTIKDIKQHRWFIKKFQEAGNIGYVRPDETDSRQVLEDENLTRFCLSQPELPAVESFNAVEINFDERLGFSFSQPAHIEDLLLCTQVQTKQLTQASQQNTFQRLVRRMTRFFVKTELEETVKRLMNCLKNENYTCRINNFGTITISTMDRRKMPLVFKADIVEMDGKILVDFRLSKGCGLEFKRRFVKIKSLLDDIILKGPITWPIAVATECMP encoded by the exons ATGACGGAATTCGTAGATGGTTGGATATTTGGGCATACTCTGGGAGAAGGTGCTTACGGCGA AGTAAAGCTAGTTATAAATAAGTCTACAGGCGAGGCTGTTGCTATGAAAATGATAGACTTAGAGAAGCATCCAGATGTTCGTCAAATTGTTCATAAAGAAACTACAATTCATCGTATACTCTCCAACCCTAACATTATACAGTATTTTGGAAAGCGTAGCGAGCCGAACATGGAATATATATTTCTGGAATATGCATCAGGAGGAGAACTATTTGATAGAATTG AACCAGATGTTGGTATGCCAATATGGGAAGCGCAAAAGTATTTCAAACAATTAATCTCTGCCGTGGAGTATCTTCATGGTAGAGGTGTTGCGCATAGGGATTTAAAACCAGAAAATTTGTTATTAGACGAACATGATAACTTGAAAGTTTCTGACTTTGGATTGGCAACAATGTATCGCCTCCATGGCAAGGAGAGATGTTTGGAGAAGAGATGCGGAACGTTGCCCTATGTTGCTCCAGAAGTATTACTGCGACCCTATCATGCTGAACCTGCTGATATATGGTCGTGTGGTATAATCCTTGTGGCTTTGCTAGCTGGAG AGCTGCCTTGGGATCAATCCTTGGCAGAGTGTCCAGAATATAAGGCATGGAGAGATGGAAAATACATGTCTCTAACACCATGGAAAAAATTGGACAACGCTTCTTTATCTTTGATAAAAAATATTCTTATGCATTCACCATCGGCCAGATTTACCATAAAGGATATTAAGCAACACAGATGGTTCATCAAAAAATTCCAAGAAG CTGGAAATATAGGATATGTCCGACCTGATGAGACCGACTCGAGGCAAGTGTTGGAAGACGAGAACTTGACAAGATTCTGCTTATCACAACCCGAATTACCCGCCGTAGAGAGTTTTAATGCGGTAGAAATTAATTTTGATGAACGTCTCGGATTTTCGTTCTCACAACCTGCGCATATCGAAGACCTGTTATTATGTACACAAGTGCAGACTAAACAATTGACTCAAGCAAGTCAG CAAAATACTTTCCAACGATTGGTACGCAGAATGACAAGATTTTTCGTTAAAACAGAGTTGGAGGAAACCGTGAAAAGATTAATGAATTGTTTGAAAAATGAGAATTATACGTGCCGTATTAATAATTTTGGCACT ATTACTATATCAACCATGGATAGAAGAAAGATGCCTCTAGTTTTTAAAGCAGATATTGTTGAGATGGATGGGAAAATATTGGTTGATTTCCGATTATCCAAAGGCTGCGGATTAGAATTTAAACGAAGATTTGTAAAAATTAAATCGTTATTAGATGATATTATATTGAAGGGCCCTATTACGTGGCCTATCGCTGTTGCGACAGAATGCATGCCTTAA
- the Noi gene encoding splicing factor 3a subunit 3 noi, with protein METILEQQRRYHEERERLMDAMVKEMLYKKPGHRESINSEHRLKMLLDRYMDSTSHLQDLYEDKDGERKEEVQALSGPNEFSEFYSRLKSIEKFYRRHQNEISIPMSVEFEELAKMRENPTEELSNLVEFTDEEGYGKYLDLHECYEKYINLKGIEKIDYITYLSTFDHLFDIPRERKNAEYQKYVESLLDYLTDYLSRVRPLLDINGELEEANKEFETQWENSTFPGWPKETGSALTHVGAHLELSAFSSWEELASLGLDRLKSALMALGLKCGGTLEERAQRLFSTKGEASLDPNLLAKNNKNRKSGKGRNSEKQKDIARLEGQVYRLAELVSIQRVATKENVQRKQARTEGERGDSDAEASASESEEDDDNEVPYNPKNLPLGWDGKPIPYWLYKLHGLNISYNCEICGNFTYKGPKAFQRHFAEWRHAHGMRCLGIPNTAHFANVTQIEDALALWEKLKAQKQAERWQPEQEEEFEDSLGNVVNRKTYEDLKRQGLL; from the exons ATGGAAACAATACTGGAACAACAGCGACGTTATCATGAGGAGCGAGAAAGGCTGATGGACGCGATGGTCAAGGAAATGCTCTACAAAAAGCCTGGCCACAGGGAAAGTATAAATTCAGAACATCGACTAAAAATGCTGCTTGATCGGTACATGGACAGTACTTCACATTTGCAGGATTTGTACGAGGATAAGGACGGAGAAAGGAAAGAAGAG GTGCAAGCACTTTCCGGACCTAATGAATTTTCTGAGTTCTATTCCCGATTGAAATCTATAGAAAAATTCTATCGCCGGCATCAAAATGAAATAAGCATTCCGATGTCTGTGGAATTTGAGGAACTGGCCAAAATGAGGGAAAATCCAACCGAGGAGCTTTCCAATCTTGTCGAATTCACAGACGAAGAGGGTTACGGGAAGTATCTAGATCTTCACGAATGTTACGAGAAATACATCAACCTGAAAGGAATAGAAAAGATAGACTACATTACGTACCTATCTACGTTTGATCATTTGTTCGACATACCAAGGGAAAGGAAAAATGCTGAATATCAAAAATACGTGGAGTCGTTGTTAGACTATTTGACCGATTATTTGAGTAGAGTTAGACCTTTACTCGATATAAATGGAGAGCTCGAGGAGGCGAACAAAGAGTTTGAAACGCAATGGGAGAATAGTACATTTCCAGGATGGCCAAAAGAGACTGGTAGCGCTTTGACTCACGTGGGGGCTCATTTAGAACTTTCTGCTTTCTCTTCGTGGGAAGAACTCGCATCTCTGGGTCTGGATAGATTGAAATCAGCGTTAATGGCTTTAGGTTTAAAGTGCGGCGGTACACTGGAGGAGAGAGCTCAGAGGCTTTTCAGTACAAAAGGTGAAGCATCATTGGATCCGAATCTGTTAGCTAAAAATAATAAGAATAGAAAATCTGGCAAAGGAAGGAACTCTGAGAAACAAAAGGATATCGCACGCTTGGAGGGGCAAGTGTACAGGCTTGCGGAATTGGTGTCTATTCAACGTGTTGCAACAAAGGAAAATGTACAGAGGAAACAAGCTAGGACAGAAGGTGAGAGAGGAGATTCCGATGCTGAAGCTAGCGCCAGTGAATCGGAAGAGGACGACGATAATGAAGTCCCTTACAATCCCAAAAATCTTCCTCTTGGATGGGATGGAAAACCAATACCATATTGGTTGTACAAGTTACACGGCCTAAATATCAGTTATAATTGTGAGATATGTGGAAACTTTACGTACAAAGGGCCAAAAGCTTTCCAGAGACATTTTGCGGAATGGAGGCACGCGCACGGTATGCGTTGTCTTGGTATACCAAATACCGCACATTTTGCTAATGTAACACAGATAGAAGATGCCTTAGCTTTGTGGGAGAAGTTGAAGGCACAGAAGCAAGCCGAACGTTGGCAGCCAGAACAGGAGGAAGAATTTGAAGACTCTCTTGGTAATGTCGTTAATCGTAAAACATACGAGGACTTAAAGAGACAAGGTCTTTTATAA
- the Pfdn6 gene encoding prefoldin 6 codes for MTEEMQKNLKLEIDKYKQVQKDYHKALSQRQQLDGQLNENIAVKKELDLLKPEDDVFKLIGPVLIKQDLEEAKQNVAKRMDYISSELKRVEQLITTLDKKQDTYRETLEKYQQMFQRAQVKASLSQPKA; via the exons ATGACGGAAGAAATGCAGAAGAATTTAAAATTAGAAATAGACAAGTACAAGCAGGTTCAAAAAG ATTACCACAAGGCACTGAGTCAAAGGCAACAGCTGGATGGTCAGTTAAATGAGAATATCGCTGTTAAGAAAGAGTTGGATCTATTGAAACCTGAGGATGATGTTTTCAAACTTATCGGACCAGTTCTCATTAAACAGGACCTAGAAGAAGCAAAACAGAATGTTGCTAAACGAATGGATTATATTTCCTCTGAATT GAAAAGAGTAGAACAATTGATAACTACATTAGATAAGAAACAAGATacgtatcgtgaaacattggagAAATATCAGCAAATGTTTCAACGAGCTCAAGTAAAGGCATCGCTTTCTCAACCAAAGGCATAA
- the LOC143427917 gene encoding COMM domain-containing protein 2-like translates to MLLTLKPDHKKHVLLLIEHSPQVLQDFCKLALDYLQKGQNIKLYNAAAQKLSVEVGVIKNSVEGLVNLLLESCRYKLNSEDFRDSVISLGFSEQQEIILSKLYNAKKEEISDTLANVGFKLPEYHDMEWRFEVQIASRTLLKQVAPLITLDLSIKNPDKDKSIEHVLLQTDPVNLLHITQQLEEALQEGRSQHIRRLSRVIK, encoded by the exons ATGTTATTAACATTAAAACCGGACCATAAAAAGCATGTACTGCTTCTTATAGAACACTCACCGCAGG TTTTACAAGATTTCTGTAAATTGGCTCTGGATTATTTGCAAAAAGGGCAAAATATTAAGTTGTATAATGCAGCTGCCC AAAAATTGTCGGTCGAAGTGGGAGTTATTAAAAATTCAGTGGAAGGACTTGTTAATTTATTACTAGAAAGTTGTAGATATAAG TTGAATTCTGAAGACTTCAGAGATTCAGTAATATCTTTAGGCTTTTCGGAGCAACAAGAAATTATATTGAGCAAATTATATAATGCTAAAAAAGAGGAAATATCGGATACACTTGCGAACGTTGGATTTAAATTGCCTGAATATCATGATATGGAATGGAGATTTGAAGTTCAG ATTGCATCAAGAACGTTATTGAAGCAAGTTGCTCCGCTCATTACTTTGGATTTGTCTATAAAAAATCCAGACAAAGACAAAAGTATTGAACATGTATTACTTCAGACCGACCCTGTTAACTTATTACATATAACGCAACAATTGGAAGAGGCTCTGCAAGAAGGACGCAGTCAACACATTCGTAGGCTTTCCAGAGTAATAAAATAA